The DNA window CCACGCGCCTTCGTTGCCCACGTAGGGAATGGTCATCGCCTCGTTGGAGTACAGCGACCAGGGAGCGTCGAACGCGCCGGCTCGGGGCCCGAAGTAGAGCGTGCCGTCCGTGGAGGCCGCGATGCGCACCAGCCCGGCGCGCTTGCCGTCCACCTCGTAGCACTTGCTTCCGAACCCGTAGGAGGCGGACTTGAGGTTGTTCGTGTTGTAGCGGTCGACGTTGCCGGTGACGATGAGGGTCGCCACCGCGGGCTCCTGCTCCGAGTACACGCCCGCCGTGTCGCCCGTTGCCCTGAGCTCGCCGTCGTTCATGGTGAAGCGCTTGGCGTGGATGCCGTACGACGTGCCGTGGAGCGACTCGCCGCCGGCGGCTTGCAGCTTGAGCCGCTCGCCCTCGACGATCAGATCTCTCGCGACGATAGCGGAGCTCTCGGCGTTCGCGCCGCCGCTCGTGGCCGCCGAGACGTCGAGCGTGCCCGTGCCCGAGATGGTGAGGTGGGCCGCGTTCGAGTGGATGCCTGTCCGGCCGCCCGAAGCATCGGCATGCCCCGAGCCCGAAAGGACGTTGTCGCCCTGCACCTCGAGCCCCACCGGATGGATGGTGGCGAACACCTCGAGCACGGCCGGGGCGGAGCTGCGCTGGGTGAAGCCGTTCAGCTTGAGCGTGCGGCCCTCCACGCTCCAATGGCCCGACTGGGCCGTGTAGGGCTGCGAGTAGCCCTCGTCCACGAAGAGCGACCACGCGTTGGCCTCGTTCCCGTCTTTGGGACCGAGGTAGAGCGTAGTGGACCCCATCTCGTCGTAGATCCTCAGCTGTCGCGCGACGTTGGATCCCACCTGGTAGAACTTGGTGTTCGCGTCGTAGGCCGCGTCTTGGAGCTCGTCGCTTGCGCGCTCGACGGAGCCCTTGACCTTGAGGCCGCCCGTCTGCGAGCCGCCCTCGGCGTACACGGCGCCCGTGTCGCCTGCGGCCTTCAGGGTGGCGTCGCTCACGTTCACGGTGCCGCCCGTGCCCTCGGTCGTCAGGCTCGCGTGCACGCCGAACGACTGGGAGTCGCTTGTGGCGCCGCCCGCGGCGTCGAGCGAGGCGCCCTGCTCGAGCGCCACCGAGAAGGCCTTCACGCCGTAGGAGGGCGCGCCGGCGGCCCTGCTGCCGCCACGGGCCTCCACGGTCGCCTGCTTGATGACAAGCTGCCCCGCGTCTATGCCCACGCTCGGCTTCCCCTCGTTGGAGCCCGTCGTGGCCCGCGCGCTCAGGCTGCCGCTCGCGCCCGATATGACGAGCGGGGCCGTGGCTTTGACGGCCGCGCTATCGGACAGGCCGTCGGCCGAGCCCGTAAGCGTGTTGCGGTCGATGAGCTCGATCTGCGCAGCCGCGTCGTACACGTACAGCGCCACCGGGTCGTCGGAGCGGTAGGTGAAGCCCACGAGCGTGAGCTTGCTGCCCTCGGCCTCCCACCGCTCGCTTGCCGGATACTCGGTGGTGAACGCCGCGTCGGTGTAGAGCGTCCAAGCGCCGCCCACGTTGGCGCGATCCTTCGGCGCGAAGTAGAGGCTTCCCTTGAAGACATCGGTTCCCAGTTCCACGTACTGGGCCTTCGGCTTGCCCACGCCCGAGCCCACCTGGTAATAGTTGTAGGTGGGGTTGTACGTGACCGCGGTCGGGTCCTTGACGCCCACGTCCTCGCGCTTCTCAAGCCCCATGGCGTGCAGGTCGTAGGGGGCGAACGCGGCCCTGCCCGCCCAGACGGCGCCCGTGGCGCCTTCCGCGTAGAGCATGCCGTCGGTGATGGAGCCGTCGTCGGTAACGTGCACGCCCCAGGAGTCCGTTCCGTTATGGGACGAGCAGTACAGGGTCGCGTCGTCGGCCAGGTTGAGCGCCTTCGCCCTCACGCCCCACGCAACCCCGGGCGCGCTGCCGCTTCCGACGGAAACCGTAAGCACGCCGAAGCCGGAGACGGTCAGGTTCCGCCGCGGCGCGTTGATGCCGTAGGCATCGGAGCTCGCGCCCGTGGCGGTGATAAAGCTGTCCGTGGCTTCGTCCAGCTTGATGGACACGTCGTCGGCCGCCCCTTCCCACACCTGCAAGCCCACCGGGGCGCTCGTGGCGTAGAAGAAGTTCGAAAGACGAAGCTCGCGCGTGCCCGGCGCCACGCTCCACGTGGCGGTGTTGTCCGTGTACGGGACGCTGAACCTGTCGTCGGTGTAGAGCGACCAGTCGTTGGCGGGGTTGCCGTTCTGCGGGCCGAAGTAGAGCGGCGTCGAAGCGAGCGCCTTCCTGTTCAGCACCACATAGCGCGCGTTCTTGTCGCCGTCCACCTTGTAGCGGGACTCGGCGGGCGAAAAGGTTGCCGGCAAGAGCTCGGCGCCGTCGCGAAGGACGCATCCCCAGGCGGACAGGTCCCCCACGTCCACCTCGTTCACGAGCAGGCCGGCGATCTCCCCTTCGGCCACCAACTCTCCGGCGCTGTTGCTGTGCCGCACGAGCGACTTCGCCCGGATGCCGTACGAATGCACGCCGTCGCCCCCGCTGGCATGCACCGAGTTCAAGATCTTCAGCTCCTCGTCGCAGGCGATTCCGGCGGTTTCCACCGAGGGATCGCCCTCGCCGGAGGCCTCGCCGCTCGACAGCAAGGACCCGCCCGTCGCCACCAAGGATCCGGTGCCGGTTATCTCCAGGCTCTTCTTGGCATAAAGGCCCGCCGTCCGGTGGGCGGACTTCGCAAGGCTGGTGACGCGACTCGTCTGATCTTCCAGGAATATCGAGGCGGGATCCAGGAACATGATCGCCACCTCAGCCTCCGTGACGTACTCGAAACCGTTGAGCCTCAGGTCTCCCGACGAGTCGAAGTCCCAGGTGGTGCCCCGCCCTTCCGTGTAGGGGGTCTGAAGGCTCGCATCGACGTAGAGGCCGGGCGTGCCGTTTTTCTCGGCATAGTAGAGGGTTCCCTGCTTGTTGTTCGTAACGCCCAGATACACGTGCTTTGCCGTGGCGCCGTCATCGAGCCGGTAGGTTTTGCGCCCGGCATCGAAGACGACGGGCCGGGTGATGGGGTCGTTGTGCTCGCGGCCGCCCTTGAGAAGCTTGTCGCCGCCCGCGAACTGGGGCTCAGAAGCCAAAAACACGCCAGCGTCGTAGCCGCGCGCGTCGATGCCGCACTCGTTGGACGTCTTCTCCAGCGTGGTCGCACCCTGCACGTACAAGCCGTAGGAGCCTTTTCGCGCCGGGTCGACGCCCTCCGTCTCGAAGCCCTCGGCCTTGATCGTGGCGTCCTTCAAGCTGAGCCCGTTCTCGACGCGCAGACCCGTGCTGATGCCCGTCACCCGCTCGCCGGCCTCGGCCGTGATCGAGGAGCCCTGCACGGTGAGCCCGCTGCGAGCGTACACGCCGCTCGAGTCGTATGCGCCGACCCTGTGCGACACGTTTGCCGACTTCACCGAAAGCGACCCTTCGCCGCCGATGGTAAGATGCGCCTCGGAATAGATGCCGAAGGAGCCGTCCAGCTCGTTCAGGCCTTCGTCGAACCCCCCGTGTGACGCGTCGATGCTGTTCTCGGATCCCGCCTCCAGGACTATCTCGACGGGGCCGAAGTTGAAGATCCTCAACCCGCACCAGGACTCTGTCACCACGTTGTGGAAGCCGTTCAGGAAGAGGGTATGGTCCTCCACCCGCCAAGCGCCCTTGTTCCTCTCGTAGGGAACCCTGAGATTGTCATCGGTGAACAGGTTCCAGGGGTTGGTCGCATCCCTGTTCTCCGGCCCGAAGTACAGGCCGTGCGATTCTTCGGATGCGGGGGCGGCGTCTTCCGTCTGGGTGTCGGGCGACGCGGAGAGGAGCTCGGGGGTCGCCGACGGGTCGGCGGCGTCCTGGGTGGCGGCGTCATCGGAGGTGGCGTCGCCGCCGCTCGCGGTGTCGGCCGGACCCACCGTGATGGAGGGGCCGCCCTCGGGATCGGCCGGCGCGATGTCGATCGAGGGGCCTTCGGCGTCGCCTTCGGGGGCGGTCGGCTCGACGGTGATCGAAGGGCCGTCCGTACCGCCGTCAGGGTCGGACGGCGTGCCGTCCGACGTTTCGTCCTGCTGCCCTTGCGGCTCCGCAGGCGGCGCGGCCATCTCGGCAAGCGCGGTCGGCGGAATCGACATCGACACGGCCAGAACGAACGAAAGGAGAACGGTCCCCAGCTTCCAACGACGTGACCTCATATGAAACCCCTTCGACGGAACGCCCCAACATGCCTACGCTTTTCAGTGCCGACACGCTCCCATGGCAGCCGAAGGGCGGCGCATGGTGCTGACGCTCAGCAGGCTCGATGCGACTGCGACCCCTGTGCAAGGGCATTGGGAAGAGAGTACCCCTCCACCAACACCAGTATCACATCAAAAAGACCCGATGTCGAGGGCAAAGGAAAGGTGGGGCCCCTGAAAGGCCCCCAGCCAAGCCCCCATCCCCAACAAGCGAGGCTCCCCGTATCATTTTGTCATCCTGAGCGGAGCGCGCAGCCCCCCTCTTTGTCATCCTGAGCGGAGCGCCGACAGGCGCGGAGTCGAAGGATCCCCCGCGGCGCCAGCAGGACCCCCTCCTACGACCGGCGGCTGCTTCCGTAGGCGGCGTTCTTGCGGTTGCCGAAGGCGCTGCCCTTGCGGGCGCCCTTCTTGAGGTCCTTCAGCACGTCCTCCTCGCTTGAGCCCTCCACCTGCACGCGCAGCTTCACCACCTGGTCGCGCAGGCGCGCGGCCTCCTCGAAGTCCATGCTGGCCGAGGCCGCGGCCATCTCGTCCTCCATCGACTGGATGATGCGCAGCACCTCCTCGCGCGAGAGCGCCGCGAGCTCCTTGTTCACCTGCTCGGCCGTGGTGTTGCCCACCTCGTCGGTGACGTAGTCCATGATGTCGTTGATGGCCTTGCGGATGGTCTGCGGCTCTATGCCGTGCTCCTCGTTGAACCGCTGCTGGATGGCGCGGCGCCGTCGCGTCTCGTCGATGGCGAGCGCCATGGAGTCGGTGGTCTTGTCGGCGTACATGATAACCTGGCCCGATACGTTGCGGGCCGCGCGGCCGATGGTCTGGATGAGCGAGCGGTGGTTGCGCAGGAAGCCCTCCTTGTCGGCGTCCAGGATGGCCACGAGCGACACCTCCGGCAAGTCCAGGCCCTCGCGCAGAAGGTTGATGCCCACCAGCACGTCGAACTTGCCCTGGCGCAGCTCGCGCAGTATCTCCACGCGCTCGAGCGTGGCGATGTCCGAGTGCATGTAGCGCGCCTTCACGCCCTGGTCGAGCAGGTGGTCGGTCAAGTCCTCGGCCATCTTCTTCGTGAGCGTGGTGATGAGCACGCGCTCGTTGCGGGCCGCGCGGTCCTTCGCCTCGTCGATGATGTCGTCGATCTGCGAGGCGCTGCTGCGCACGATGATCTCGGGGTCCAGCAGGCCCGTGGGGCGGATGATCTGCTCCACCTGCTGCTGGGTGACCTTCTCCTCGTAGTCGCCGGGCGTGGCCGACACGTATACGAACTGCGGGATGCGATCTTCGAACTCGTCGAAGCGCAGCGGGCGGTTGTCCAGGCAGCTGGGCAGACGGAAGCCGTGCTCGGCCAGCGTGATCTTGCGCGAGCGGTCGCCCTCGTGCATGCCGCGGATCTGCGGCACGGTGACATGGCTCTCGTCGATGATGCAGAGGAAGTCCTTCGGGAAGTAGTCGATGAGCGTGTAAGGCGGCTCGCCCGGCTGGCGGCCGTCGATGTGACGCGAGTAGTTCTCGATGCCGGAGCAGAAGCCCATCGTCTCCATCATCTCCAGGTCGTAGTTCGTGCGCATCTCCAGG is part of the Arabiibacter massiliensis genome and encodes:
- the uvrB gene encoding excinuclease ABC subunit UvrB, which codes for MAHLSNIEGMEMEGKLPEVRLAATPFEVVSPYEPAGDQPQAIEKLAEGVERGLRYQNLLGVTGSGKTFTMAKVIEATQKPTLVMAPNKTLAAQLASELKEFFPNNSVVYFVSYYDYYQPEAYVPASDTFIEKDASINEEVEKLRHAATSALLSRRDCIVVASVSCIYGIGSPMDYAGMAVFVDKQKEMDRDDVIHELIDIQYDRNDYELKRGTFRVRGDSLDVFPPYADNPVRIDFWGDEIEGITEIDHVTGEVLNTYEALPIWPASHYVATRPKMDRALTTIRDELRERLQQFKEEGKLLEAQRLEMRTNYDLEMMETMGFCSGIENYSRHIDGRQPGEPPYTLIDYFPKDFLCIIDESHVTVPQIRGMHEGDRSRKITLAEHGFRLPSCLDNRPLRFDEFEDRIPQFVYVSATPGDYEEKVTQQQVEQIIRPTGLLDPEIIVRSSASQIDDIIDEAKDRAARNERVLITTLTKKMAEDLTDHLLDQGVKARYMHSDIATLERVEILRELRQGKFDVLVGINLLREGLDLPEVSLVAILDADKEGFLRNHRSLIQTIGRAARNVSGQVIMYADKTTDSMALAIDETRRRRAIQQRFNEEHGIEPQTIRKAINDIMDYVTDEVGNTTAEQVNKELAALSREEVLRIIQSMEDEMAAASASMDFEEAARLRDQVVKLRVQVEGSSEEDVLKDLKKGARKGSAFGNRKNAAYGSSRRS